Proteins encoded together in one Yersinia mollaretii ATCC 43969 window:
- the hmpA gene encoding NO-inducible flavohemoprotein, which yields MLDHQTIATVQSTIPLLAATGPKLTAHFYDRMFEHNPELKHIFNMSNQINGDQREALFNALCAYAANIDNLAALLPAVERIAQKHTSLNIQPEHYAIVGHHLISTLDEMFSPGQEVLDAWGKAYGVLADVFIQRENQIYQQGEKSTGGWRTLRRFRIIKKEMQSEVICSFVLAPEDGGRVLDFKPGQYLGIYIEDEQLEYQEIRQYSLTAAPNGKTYRIAVKREEQGTVSNYLHQQLNEGDTVRIAPPRGDFFLDISPDTPVALISAGVGQTPMLSMLNSLHDQQHAASVHWLHAAENGRVHAFANEVAAIAENMPNLSRHIWYREPTAQDNPGEDYHSKGVMDLSSHQWLAADPNRHYYFCGPLGFMQFAGRQLLAQGVASERIHYECFGPHKVI from the coding sequence ATGCTTGACCACCAAACCATCGCCACCGTTCAATCCACCATCCCATTGCTGGCCGCCACCGGCCCTAAACTGACCGCGCATTTCTACGATCGCATGTTCGAGCACAACCCCGAGCTAAAGCACATATTCAATATGAGCAATCAGATAAATGGTGATCAGCGTGAAGCGCTATTCAACGCCCTTTGCGCTTACGCGGCGAATATCGACAATCTTGCCGCCTTGCTGCCCGCCGTCGAGCGAATTGCCCAGAAACATACCAGCCTAAATATTCAGCCAGAGCACTATGCTATCGTCGGCCATCATTTAATCAGCACGCTGGATGAAATGTTCTCACCCGGTCAGGAAGTGCTAGATGCTTGGGGGAAAGCGTATGGGGTACTGGCTGATGTGTTTATTCAGCGGGAAAATCAGATTTATCAACAAGGTGAAAAAAGTACTGGTGGATGGAGAACGTTGCGCCGCTTCCGCATCATCAAAAAAGAGATGCAGAGTGAGGTGATTTGCAGCTTCGTGCTCGCACCAGAAGATGGTGGCCGAGTGCTGGATTTCAAACCGGGTCAATATCTGGGTATTTATATTGAAGATGAGCAGCTCGAGTATCAGGAAATTCGCCAATACTCACTGACCGCCGCACCAAACGGCAAGACTTACCGCATTGCGGTGAAACGTGAAGAGCAAGGCACAGTCTCTAACTATTTACACCAACAACTGAACGAAGGCGACACGGTACGTATCGCGCCTCCTCGTGGTGATTTCTTTCTGGATATCTCACCGGATACCCCAGTGGCGCTGATCTCCGCCGGCGTGGGCCAAACCCCGATGTTGAGTATGCTTAATTCCCTGCACGACCAGCAACATGCCGCATCAGTGCATTGGCTGCACGCCGCTGAAAATGGCCGTGTTCATGCATTCGCCAATGAAGTCGCGGCGATAGCAGAAAATATGCCTAATCTCAGCCGCCACATTTGGTATCGCGAACCCACCGCGCAAGATAATCCGGGGGAGGATTATCACAGCAAAGGGGTGATGGACCTCAGTTCACATCAGTGGTTGGCGGCCGATCCCAACCGACATTATTACTTCTGTGGCCCACTAGGATTTATGCAATTTGCCGGGCGTCAATTATTGGCACAAGGGGTTGCATCCGAACGAATTCACTATGAATGTTTCGGGCCGCATAAAGTGATTTAA
- the suhB gene encoding inositol-1-monophosphatase: MHPMLTIAIRAARKAGNLIAKNYETPDAVEASQKGSNDFVTNVDRDAEHLIIDVIRKSYPKHSIISEECGELLGEDYDVQWVIDPLDGTTNFIKRLPHFAVSIAVRIKGRTEVAVVYDPMRNELFTATRGQGAQLNGYRLRGTNAKDLDGTILATGFPFKVKQHAPAYLRVVGKLFEQCADFRRTGSAALDLAYVAAGRVDGFFEIGLKPWDFAGGELLVRESGGIVTDFAGGHNHFSSGNIVAGNPRIVKSIVQAMSDEISDALKR, encoded by the coding sequence ATGCATCCGATGCTGACTATCGCCATACGCGCTGCGCGTAAGGCCGGTAACCTGATTGCCAAAAATTATGAGACCCCGGACGCTGTCGAAGCGAGCCAGAAAGGCAGTAATGACTTTGTTACTAACGTAGACCGTGATGCGGAGCATCTGATCATCGACGTTATCCGTAAATCTTACCCAAAACACTCTATTATTAGTGAAGAGTGCGGTGAGTTGCTCGGCGAAGATTATGATGTGCAATGGGTTATTGATCCACTGGATGGCACTACCAACTTCATCAAACGTCTCCCCCATTTTGCTGTTTCTATCGCCGTGCGCATCAAAGGCCGCACTGAAGTGGCGGTAGTTTATGACCCAATGCGTAACGAACTGTTTACAGCTACCCGTGGTCAGGGCGCTCAGTTAAACGGTTATCGTCTGCGCGGCACCAACGCCAAAGATTTAGACGGCACTATTTTAGCCACTGGTTTCCCATTCAAAGTAAAACAGCACGCGCCCGCTTATCTGCGCGTGGTGGGTAAACTGTTTGAACAGTGTGCTGACTTCCGTCGCACCGGTTCAGCGGCGCTGGATCTGGCGTATGTAGCTGCTGGTCGCGTTGATGGCTTCTTTGAAATTGGCTTGAAGCCGTGGGATTTCGCGGGTGGTGAGCTGTTAGTTCGTGAGTCTGGCGGTATCGTGACTGACTTTGCTGGCGGCCATAACCATTTCAGCTCTGGCAATATCGTGGCCGGTAATCCACGTATTGTGAAATCTATCGTTCAAGCCATGAGCGATGAAATCAGTGATGCATTGAAGCGCTAA
- a CDS encoding 3-phenylpropionate MFS transporter gives MVLQSTRWLSLSYFTYFFSYGIFLPFWGIWLQGEGIPPETIGILLGAGLIARFLGSLLIAPSVKDPSHLVTAIRILSLLTLVFVVGFCFGHGWAWLMLVIAGFNLFFGPLVPLTDALAATWQKQITMDYGKVRLWGSLAFVIGSALTGQLVSIWGHPAILYSLIFGVSAMLLGALLKPNVMPQGEVKHRNVVATHWKVLLSDSQVWRFLLCVTLLQGAHAGYYSFSSIYWKEAGYSAATIGYLWSLGVVAEILVFAFSNVLFRRWTARGLLLLSAITGIIRWSLMASTTELPWLILIQILHCGSFTVCHLAAMRFIAARRGADVIRLQSVYSALAMGGGIAVMTVISGFLFEHYQGGVFWVMALIVIPALFIRPQVAASQEEQTD, from the coding sequence ATGGTATTACAATCAACACGTTGGCTGTCACTCAGCTACTTCACCTATTTCTTTTCTTATGGCATTTTCCTGCCTTTTTGGGGCATCTGGTTACAAGGGGAAGGGATACCCCCTGAAACTATTGGTATTTTACTGGGCGCGGGGTTAATTGCCCGATTTCTTGGCAGTCTGTTGATTGCCCCCAGTGTTAAAGATCCTTCCCATCTGGTAACAGCTATTCGCATTTTGTCACTGCTGACACTGGTGTTTGTGGTCGGTTTTTGCTTTGGCCATGGTTGGGCATGGTTGATGCTGGTGATCGCCGGATTTAACCTATTTTTTGGCCCATTGGTGCCACTGACTGATGCGCTAGCGGCCACTTGGCAGAAACAGATCACCATGGATTACGGCAAAGTCCGGCTATGGGGATCGTTAGCTTTTGTTATCGGTTCGGCGTTGACTGGTCAATTGGTCTCCATTTGGGGTCATCCTGCCATTCTCTATAGCCTGATTTTTGGTGTTTCAGCCATGTTGCTGGGCGCACTACTGAAACCTAATGTGATGCCACAGGGTGAGGTTAAGCATCGTAATGTGGTCGCCACTCACTGGAAGGTGCTGCTGTCTGATTCACAAGTGTGGCGCTTTTTACTCTGTGTCACCTTATTGCAAGGTGCACACGCCGGTTATTACAGTTTCAGCTCCATTTACTGGAAAGAGGCGGGCTATTCTGCTGCGACCATTGGCTATTTATGGTCGTTAGGGGTGGTGGCCGAGATTCTGGTTTTCGCGTTCAGTAATGTGCTATTTCGTCGCTGGACTGCCCGTGGTCTGCTGCTGCTTTCTGCCATTACCGGGATTATTCGTTGGAGCCTAATGGCCTCAACCACTGAGCTGCCGTGGCTCATTTTGATTCAAATCCTGCATTGTGGTTCGTTTACCGTCTGCCATTTAGCGGCGATGCGGTTTATTGCCGCACGGCGTGGGGCAGATGTGATCCGCTTACAATCGGTCTATTCAGCACTGGCAATGGGCGGGGGGATTGCGGTGATGACCGTGATATCCGGTTTCCTGTTTGAGCATTATCAAGGAGGCGTGTTCTGGGTGATGGCATTGATTGTGATTCCGGCGCTGTTTATTCGCCCTCAAGTGGCAGCGAGTCAGGAAGAGCAAACCGACTAA
- a CDS encoding PRD domain-containing protein has protein sequence MEICVDPRLNILCQAGVIDADIGQGLDQVINRLENFWQLPIRSEQGAMAITHMANALMRTRRGEEINALDPEILAEIVQCEDIHYIREINQDLLAYFSLKPAENEIGYLLANLYGLYLSSDLPPLR, from the coding sequence TTGGAAATTTGTGTTGATCCGCGTCTTAATATTTTGTGTCAGGCTGGGGTGATTGATGCCGATATTGGTCAGGGTTTAGATCAAGTTATCAATCGGTTAGAGAATTTTTGGCAGTTGCCGATTCGTAGCGAGCAGGGGGCGATGGCGATCACTCATATGGCAAATGCATTAATGCGCACCCGCCGTGGTGAGGAGATTAATGCTTTGGACCCAGAGATACTCGCTGAAATCGTCCAATGCGAAGATATTCACTATATTCGTGAGATTAATCAGGATTTATTGGCCTATTTTTCATTAAAACCAGCTGAAAATGAAATTGGATATTTACTCGCGAACCTTTACGGTCTATATCTTTCTAGTGACTTGCCACCTCTGCGCTAA
- the yhfZ gene encoding GntR family transcriptional regulator YhfZ: MSKKFIKKEGLALVSMARYLIGERPGNRLKTIDELSEDFGISVGVVQHALKVLEADGAIIVERRGRNGTLLIDLNMPLLLQQADLGNMVCAMPLPYTKLYEGLASGLREQFTLLPLYFAHMRGAEVRIECLIDGIYDMAVVSHLAAKSYLAQGRVAMALNLGNGSYVDGHQLICRRGEQHTIRRVGLDPRSPDQCLLTEIKFAGQPIELVELPYSDCIVHINRGDIDAAIWNLADDVPHEHLQAIKLQGDARYIQASQAVILIRPDNHPIKLLLEKGINETLLLNHQRAVQRGEIEPRY; the protein is encoded by the coding sequence ATGAGTAAGAAATTCATAAAAAAAGAAGGGTTGGCATTAGTATCTATGGCGCGCTATTTAATTGGTGAGCGCCCCGGCAATCGACTGAAAACTATTGATGAATTATCAGAAGATTTCGGCATCTCCGTCGGTGTTGTGCAGCACGCCTTAAAAGTGCTGGAAGCGGATGGAGCCATCATCGTTGAACGCCGTGGCCGCAATGGTACCTTATTGATTGACCTGAATATGCCACTGTTACTGCAACAGGCGGATCTGGGTAATATGGTGTGCGCTATGCCGCTCCCCTATACTAAACTTTATGAAGGTCTCGCCAGTGGTTTAAGGGAGCAATTTACCTTACTCCCCCTCTATTTTGCTCATATGCGTGGGGCTGAAGTGCGTATCGAATGCCTGATAGATGGTATTTACGATATGGCGGTGGTGTCGCATCTGGCCGCAAAAAGTTATCTGGCCCAAGGGCGAGTGGCGATGGCATTAAATCTGGGAAATGGCTCCTACGTGGATGGCCACCAGCTTATTTGCCGTCGTGGCGAACAGCACACGATTCGCCGGGTAGGATTGGACCCGCGTTCACCCGACCAATGTTTGCTGACTGAAATTAAATTTGCCGGGCAACCCATTGAGTTGGTTGAATTACCTTATAGTGACTGTATTGTGCACATTAATCGTGGTGATATTGATGCCGCTATTTGGAATCTGGCTGATGATGTTCCCCATGAACATTTACAAGCCATCAAACTGCAAGGCGATGCGCGTTATATTCAAGCCTCACAGGCGGTCATCCTTATCCGGCCAGATAACCACCCCATCAAATTATTGCTGGAGAAAGGGATCAACGAAACATTGCTGCTGAATCATCAGCGGGCAGTACAGAGGGGCGAAATAGAGCCTCGTTATTAA
- a CDS encoding YhfX family PLP-dependent enzyme: MFLKTLLKQNSKLIDAAISFWHQGKINPDSYVIDVEQTEANARLLLKTAHHNQIKLYLMSKQFGRNPELCRRLLACRYEGTGFQGMVAVDFKEVRQLYQHDIPVAHVGHLVQPPSGMVAEIVRQRPEVITVFSLEKALEISQAAHQQHITQPLMLKVCQAGDVLYAGQEAGFELTQLPAIIAAIRQLPAVRLVGITHFPCMMYDPSSHQTLPTANMRTLLAARDILAAEGVDIEQVNAPSATSCSTLPQLAQLGVTHGEPGHALTGTIPANQQGDQPEQISMLYLSEISHHFSGNSYFFGGGYYRRGHLKNALIHHDNQFSQSSVLPTDESSIDYCLRLAGEFPIGSPVIMSFRTQIFTTRSDVVLIDGIQSGEPRLLGCYDSRGNRLG, translated from the coding sequence ATGTTTCTAAAAACCCTATTAAAACAAAACAGTAAATTAATTGATGCGGCTATTTCGTTCTGGCATCAGGGAAAAATCAATCCAGATAGCTATGTTATTGATGTTGAACAAACAGAGGCCAATGCCCGCTTACTGCTAAAAACCGCTCATCATAACCAGATAAAACTGTATCTGATGAGCAAGCAGTTCGGGCGCAACCCTGAACTCTGTCGCCGCCTATTGGCCTGTCGTTATGAGGGCACGGGCTTTCAGGGCATGGTGGCCGTTGATTTCAAAGAAGTGCGGCAGCTCTATCAGCACGATATCCCTGTCGCTCATGTGGGTCATTTAGTACAGCCACCCTCCGGCATGGTGGCCGAAATAGTCCGTCAGCGGCCGGAAGTGATTACCGTTTTCTCATTGGAGAAAGCATTGGAGATCTCACAGGCAGCGCACCAACAACACATTACTCAGCCACTAATGCTGAAAGTCTGTCAGGCTGGCGACGTGCTGTATGCCGGGCAAGAAGCGGGGTTTGAATTAACGCAGTTACCCGCAATCATCGCGGCCATCCGTCAATTACCGGCGGTGCGATTAGTCGGGATAACCCACTTCCCTTGCATGATGTATGACCCCTCTTCACACCAGACCTTACCCACCGCGAATATGCGCACCTTACTGGCAGCGCGAGATATATTGGCGGCTGAGGGCGTAGATATTGAACAGGTGAATGCCCCTTCAGCCACCAGTTGTTCTACCCTGCCACAATTAGCCCAATTGGGCGTGACACACGGAGAACCCGGCCATGCCCTCACGGGGACAATCCCCGCCAATCAGCAGGGTGATCAGCCGGAGCAGATATCTATGCTCTATCTGTCCGAGATTTCCCACCATTTTTCGGGTAACAGCTATTTCTTTGGTGGTGGCTACTATCGCCGAGGTCATCTAAAAAATGCACTGATTCACCACGACAATCAGTTCAGCCAAAGTTCGGTATTACCGACTGATGAGAGCAGTATCGATTACTGCCTCCGTTTAGCGGGTGAATTCCCGATAGGCAGCCCGGTTATCATGAGTTTCCGCACCCAGATATTTACGACTCGTAGTGACGTGGTATTGATTGATGGCATTCAAAGCGGGGAACCCCGTTTACTCGGTTGCTATGACAGTCGCGGCAATCGGTTGGGTTAA
- the csiE gene encoding stationary phase inducible protein CsiE: protein MRLETSSVPLLSDQPLSSQQRRCHMVLMLFMPARKVPLETISQFNGVGIPTTRQDIAEVANEIQRFYHLQLSADSNDHCVIQGSHLDQRLCLIHWLRRGLRYCPHFVENQFAPSLYQALSWDDSVLSQHLPHVVSQCEPHLNRQLNDKDRQFLQLYLAYCTWESQQQAPPELSLTQQQWLKCKPALAAADSLYDSLNPLLGHSLLGHPLDKVERDILILMLTMIKAHSYHSTQSAEDNRLIEAIYLLIARFQQLSGMTLGSNDTLISQLFAHLAPAIERCYFNIGIDNSLLEEVIRKYPRLLRITKQALIIFEQEYQIEFSTDEVGLIAISFGAWLMQENALQEKQILLLTRNNPQLEQQVEQQVRELTLLPLHIKYLPHDVYLQSGAPPGTAVVLTPYAVRQPESAPPLIQVFLPLSDKQNKQLRNVLELP, encoded by the coding sequence ATGCGCTTGGAGACTTCTTCTGTGCCCCTGTTATCCGATCAACCACTATCAAGCCAACAACGGCGCTGTCATATGGTGCTCATGCTGTTTATGCCTGCGCGCAAGGTGCCACTGGAAACTATCAGCCAATTCAATGGGGTCGGGATACCGACTACCCGGCAAGATATAGCCGAGGTGGCTAACGAAATCCAGCGTTTCTACCATTTGCAGCTCAGTGCCGATAGCAACGATCATTGCGTGATTCAGGGGAGTCACCTCGACCAAAGACTCTGCCTGATTCATTGGTTGCGGCGTGGCTTGCGCTATTGCCCGCATTTCGTTGAGAACCAGTTTGCCCCCAGCCTATATCAAGCATTGTCGTGGGATGACTCGGTGCTATCGCAGCATTTACCCCACGTCGTCAGCCAGTGCGAACCGCACCTTAATCGGCAGCTCAATGACAAAGATCGCCAGTTTTTACAGCTCTATTTAGCCTATTGTACTTGGGAAAGTCAGCAGCAAGCACCGCCTGAACTCTCACTCACCCAGCAACAGTGGTTAAAATGTAAACCCGCGTTAGCGGCGGCTGACAGTTTGTATGATTCACTTAATCCACTGTTAGGCCACTCGCTATTGGGTCATCCGCTGGATAAGGTTGAACGGGATATCCTGATCCTGATGTTGACGATGATTAAAGCGCACAGCTATCACAGCACTCAATCAGCGGAAGATAACCGCCTGATTGAGGCTATTTATCTGTTGATCGCGCGTTTTCAGCAACTTTCAGGTATGACTCTCGGCAGTAATGACACGCTGATCAGCCAGCTCTTTGCCCATCTGGCCCCCGCCATTGAGCGCTGTTATTTCAATATCGGTATTGATAATTCATTACTGGAAGAGGTGATCCGTAAATATCCCCGGCTGCTACGGATCACCAAACAAGCGCTGATTATTTTCGAACAGGAGTATCAGATTGAATTTTCCACCGACGAAGTTGGCCTGATTGCCATTAGCTTTGGTGCGTGGCTGATGCAGGAAAATGCCTTGCAGGAGAAGCAGATTTTACTGCTGACGCGAAATAACCCGCAATTGGAACAGCAGGTGGAGCAACAGGTTCGCGAGTTAACCCTACTGCCGTTGCATATTAAGTATTTGCCCCATGATGTTTATCTGCAATCCGGCGCGCCACCAGGCACAGCGGTGGTGCTCACACCTTATGCGGTACGCCAACCTGAATCAGCCCCGCCACTGATTCAGGTGTTCTTGCCACTAAGTGACAAACAAAACAAGCAGTTACGCAACGTGCTGGAATTGCCTTAG
- a CDS encoding nickel/cobalt transporter encodes MSVGITAATRQRHWVINLWPLLLFLLLLAGAAQVAWLYWPELLFKTVVWQKSMHQQMAQLLQQVKENPHQTGMALMMFSLIYGVLHAVGPGHGKVVIITYLATHPAQLKGSLKLTFAASILQGGVAILLVTLLLGVLQLSSRYLHQSSFWLEKGSFLLVIALGVLLCFRAIKRLYQQVKALKPQKITIKRIQPLEADHVHSDDCGCGHRHLPSAQELQAGDDWRTRLAIVLAMGMRPCSGAIMVLLFAKVIGVYWWGILSAIAMAIGTSLTISLLALFVHYARRLAVHLSRKRAPAAWGAIAWATLALTGGIILLFAGVLLYLSSQPEMMGGIRPFGR; translated from the coding sequence ATGTCAGTAGGTATCACAGCGGCTACGCGGCAGCGGCATTGGGTGATAAACCTCTGGCCACTGTTGCTGTTTTTATTGCTGCTGGCTGGCGCGGCACAAGTGGCATGGCTCTATTGGCCTGAACTGCTGTTCAAAACCGTGGTTTGGCAAAAAAGTATGCATCAACAGATGGCGCAGTTACTGCAACAGGTCAAGGAGAATCCTCATCAGACTGGCATGGCGCTGATGATGTTCAGCCTGATCTATGGGGTACTCCATGCGGTGGGGCCGGGGCACGGTAAAGTGGTGATAATCACTTATCTGGCAACCCATCCAGCGCAGCTAAAAGGTAGCCTGAAACTGACCTTTGCCGCCTCGATACTGCAAGGTGGGGTGGCTATCTTGCTGGTCACATTATTGCTGGGGGTTTTGCAACTCTCCTCCCGCTATCTGCACCAAAGTAGTTTCTGGCTGGAGAAGGGGAGTTTCTTACTGGTGATTGCATTGGGCGTTTTGCTCTGTTTTCGCGCCATAAAACGGCTTTATCAGCAGGTAAAAGCGCTAAAACCGCAGAAAATCACTATCAAGCGGATACAGCCTCTGGAGGCCGATCATGTCCACAGTGACGACTGCGGCTGTGGGCATCGCCATCTGCCCAGCGCCCAAGAGCTACAGGCGGGTGATGACTGGCGCACCCGTTTGGCGATTGTATTGGCGATGGGGATGCGGCCCTGTTCCGGTGCGATTATGGTGCTGCTGTTTGCCAAGGTAATTGGAGTATATTGGTGGGGCATTTTATCGGCCATCGCCATGGCAATCGGGACATCACTCACCATCTCGCTGTTGGCCCTTTTTGTACACTATGCGCGGCGATTGGCAGTACATTTAAGCCGCAAGCGGGCACCTGCGGCTTGGGGGGCAATTGCATGGGCGACGTTGGCGCTAACGGGCGGGATTATCTTGCTGTTTGCTGGCGTGCTGCTTTATCTCTCCAGCCAGCCAGAAATGATGGGGGGCATCCGGCCCTTCGGGCGCTAA
- a CDS encoding DUF1007 family protein codes for MLYRYYLVVMNRLLALLLAGSAVIYSPLAGAHPHSFIDMDATFVSEKQRLVGVKMVWTMDEITSADLLYDAENAKSDSEIWKKLAAEVMANVLGQHYFTDIYRDGKPVKYKNLPTEYHLSRKGHQAVLEFVMPLAEPQPLVGKPFIISTYDPTYFVDMTYDGNKAVRLSAEMEKSCQLTLFTPNPNSSLQAYALSLDKSDSPGEDMELGKQFAQRITVQCQ; via the coding sequence ATGTTATATCGTTACTATTTAGTCGTAATGAACCGACTATTGGCCTTACTACTCGCGGGGAGCGCCGTTATTTATAGCCCATTGGCTGGGGCGCATCCGCACAGTTTTATTGATATGGACGCCACTTTCGTCAGTGAAAAACAGAGGCTGGTGGGGGTGAAAATGGTCTGGACGATGGATGAAATCACCTCGGCCGATCTGCTCTATGACGCAGAAAATGCCAAAAGTGACTCTGAAATCTGGAAAAAATTGGCCGCTGAAGTGATGGCAAATGTGTTGGGGCAGCACTACTTCACGGATATTTACCGTGATGGTAAACCAGTGAAATATAAAAATTTACCGACAGAGTATCACTTGTCCCGTAAGGGGCATCAGGCGGTGTTGGAGTTTGTGATGCCACTGGCCGAGCCACAGCCGCTGGTGGGTAAACCTTTTATTATCTCAACTTACGACCCGACCTATTTTGTGGATATGACCTATGACGGTAACAAGGCGGTCAGGTTATCGGCTGAAATGGAAAAAAGCTGCCAGTTGACCCTATTCACGCCGAACCCCAATAGCTCATTACAGGCCTATGCGTTGTCGTTGGATAAAAGTGATTCCCCAGGAGAAGATATGGAACTTGGAAAACAATTCGCACAACGGATAACTGTGCAATGTCAGTAG
- the glyA gene encoding serine hydroxymethyltransferase produces MLKREMNIADYDADLWRAMEQEVVRQEEHIELIASENYTSPRVMQAQGSQLTNKYAEGYPGKRYYGGCEYVDVVEQLAIDRAKELFGADYANVQPHSGSQANVAVYSALLQPGDTVLGMNLAHGGHLTHGSPVNFSGKLYNIVPYGIDESGQIDYDDLARQAEKHKPKMIIGGFSAYSGIVDWAKMREIADSIDAWLFVDMAHVAGLVAAGVYPNPVPHAHIVTTTTHKTLAGPRGGLILAKGGDEDLYKKLNSSVFPGNQGGPLMHVIAGKAVALKEAMEPEFKIYQQQVAKNAKAMVSVFLDRGYKVVSGGTENHLFLLDLVDKNITGKDADAALGRANITVNKNSVPNDPKSPFVTSGVRIGSPAITRRGFKEAESRELAGWMCDVLDNINDEATIERVKQKVLDICARLPVYA; encoded by the coding sequence ATGTTAAAGCGTGAAATGAACATTGCCGATTATGATGCAGATCTATGGCGTGCAATGGAGCAAGAAGTGGTGCGTCAGGAAGAGCACATCGAACTGATTGCGTCTGAGAACTACACCAGCCCGCGTGTTATGCAGGCGCAGGGTTCTCAGTTGACGAACAAATATGCTGAAGGCTATCCGGGCAAGCGTTACTACGGTGGCTGTGAGTATGTTGACGTGGTTGAGCAACTGGCTATCGACCGCGCGAAAGAGCTGTTTGGCGCTGATTATGCCAACGTTCAGCCACACTCAGGCTCACAAGCGAACGTCGCGGTTTACTCCGCATTGCTGCAACCGGGTGACACGGTTCTGGGGATGAATCTGGCACACGGCGGCCACCTGACTCACGGCTCTCCAGTGAATTTCTCCGGCAAACTGTACAATATCGTGCCTTATGGCATCGACGAATCGGGTCAGATTGATTATGACGATCTGGCACGTCAGGCTGAAAAACATAAACCAAAAATGATCATCGGCGGCTTCTCTGCCTATTCCGGTATCGTTGATTGGGCAAAAATGCGTGAAATTGCAGATAGCATTGATGCATGGCTGTTTGTGGATATGGCTCACGTAGCCGGTCTGGTGGCTGCGGGTGTCTACCCTAACCCCGTTCCTCATGCACATATCGTGACTACCACCACGCACAAAACACTGGCTGGCCCACGCGGCGGCTTGATTTTGGCGAAAGGGGGAGATGAAGACCTCTACAAAAAACTGAATTCATCTGTTTTCCCTGGCAATCAGGGTGGTCCATTGATGCACGTTATCGCGGGTAAAGCGGTCGCGCTGAAAGAAGCCATGGAACCTGAGTTCAAGATTTACCAGCAGCAAGTGGCTAAAAACGCCAAAGCTATGGTGTCGGTGTTCTTGGATCGCGGCTACAAAGTGGTTTCTGGCGGTACTGAAAACCACCTGTTCTTGCTGGATCTGGTGGATAAAAATATCACCGGTAAAGATGCTGATGCTGCTTTAGGCCGCGCCAATATCACTGTGAACAAAAACAGCGTACCTAATGATCCGAAAAGTCCGTTTGTGACTTCCGGTGTGCGTATTGGTAGCCCAGCGATTACCCGCCGTGGCTTCAAAGAGGCAGAGTCTCGCGAACTGGCTGGCTGGATGTGTGATGTGTTGGACAACATCAACGATGAAGCAACCATTGAACGTGTGAAGCAAAAAGTCTTGGATATCTGCGCCCGTTTACCGGTTTACGCATAA